In Bacillus thuringiensis, the DNA window AGGGAATAATATTGAATCACAGCATATGCAAATGATTGACGAAGGATTAAAGAAATATAATATAACAGCTTCAAAAACTAAAATTTCGACGAAGAAAACAGAGGAGCAGTCGTTAAGAAGCGCCACCTTTATAAAAGAATCAGACTATAAGGGATATGCAAAGTTAACAGGAGAACCCTTTCATGCGGTATCAAATAAAGACGCTTTATTTTTGTCAGTCGATATACCAGGACCTCCGATGAAAGAAAGAAATGAAATTACGTTACCAAATATGAATGAACCTTTAAAAGTGAAAAAAGTTAATACTTCTTCATTAAGCAAAATACTAAGAGGAAACGTTTATGTAATCTCTAAAAATCAGTATGATGCATTACAAGATGGATTTAAAGAGGAAAAAGATTATGTATACAAAACGGAAGGAACGAAAGATGAAATTGAGGTTGGTAAAGAACTTACTAATCAGATGAAGCCTTATGAAGAACATGCAACGTTTCGTGCAGAAGAGTACGAACAAAACCAAAGTTTACAAATCGCAGGACCAATTTTATTTGTAGGTTTCTTTATTGGTATAGTATTTTTCGTATGTGCAGGAAGCTTCCTTTACTTCCGCTTGTTTTCAGATTTGGAGGATGATACTCGTTTGTTTGAGATGATTCGAAAAGTCGGCTTAACGAGTGGGGAATTATCGAAAGTGGTTACAATCAGATTGGCACTGTTATTCTTCGTTCCAATAGGTGTTGCAACGTTACATGGAGCAGTAGCGTTAACTGCACTGGGACAGATGTTTGAGTACTCACTATTTAAAGAAAATGCAATTGTATTAAGTATTTTCTTAGGAATTCAAGTTGTATATTTCTTACTGATACGATCTCGTTATTTAAAACAATTGAAAGAGAGATTACGTATGCGTTAATTGTTTTATTTTAACTTGAGTACAAAATTTTCTAAAAAGAGACAAGTATTACCAAAAAGTGATAAAATGGAAAGAGCGAGGTGGAAAAAATATTAATAAGTAAGGGGGGAGTAATATGAAAGCAACAGGAATTATTCGAAAAGTAGACGAATTAGGACGAATTGTTATTCCTAAAGAGTTACGAGAAGTATTAGGAATACAAATTAAATCACCACTTGAAATTTTCGTAGAAGAAGAAAAAATCATTTTACAAAAATATCAACCTTACAATGCTTGTCAAATAACAGGTGATGTTTCAGATCAAAACATATCATTAGCAAATGGAAACATTACTGTTAGTATAGATGGAGCGAAACATTTAATAAAAGAAATAGAGAAGTTTTTAAATAAGAGTGAGGCTTAGTCTTAATTTATTTTATTTTATTTTTAAAATTTCATATCATTCTTTAAAAACTATGAAAGGACCATTAAATTGGTCCTTTTATTTTGGTTATTGGTTGTACCAATTGAATTTTTGGTGAATAAAAATTACGAGATACATAAAAAGAGTAGTATAAAATTAGTAAGATATATTGAGAAATATTTTTAAGGAAGGAAAACGAAACGAATAAAACGAATGTTACATTTAAACCTTTTCAAAAGTGGTCTGAAATGAAAATAATATATTTTCAGGAGGGATTACGATGAATAGTAGTACAGCGAATAAACAAAAAGGTATACAATTGATTCCTTTTACAGTAGATAAGGTGGTTGAACAAGTAAATGAAATTCCACCAGGTGTACAACTCATTCATGCTCCACAAGTATGGGAGAAGAGTGCGAAAGGAAAAGATATTGTTGTTGCCGTATTAGATACAGGCTGTGATGTGAATCATATAGATTTAAAGGATCGCATTATCGGCGGAAGAAATTTCACGAAAGATTACGAAGGGGATCCAAATATTTATCTTGATAATAACGGACACGGTACTCATGTAGCGGGGACAATTGCAGCGACTGAAAATGGTGTCGGTGTTTTAGGAGTCGCACCACTTGCTAAAATGTTAGTATTAAAGGTTTTAGCGGGAGATGGTTCTGGAAGTTATGAGCAAATTATTGAGGCGATTCATTATGCTGTAAATTGGAGAGGGCCTAATAAAGAAAGAGTTAGAGTCATTTCAATGTCACTTGGTGGCCCGCAAGACGTTCCGGAATTACATGAAGCAATTCAAAACGCGGTAAAGCAAGATGTTCTTGTCGTATGTGCTGCTGGGAATAATGGAGATTGTAATGATAACACGGAGGAACTAGATTTCCCAGGTGCGTACGCAGAAGTAATTGAAGTCGGTGCTGTCAATTTAGAACGGAAAATCGCATGTTTTAGTAATTCGAATCAAGAAATTGATTTAGTGGCGCCAGGCGATGAAATATTATCTACGTATCCTGAAGGGAAATATGCGGTATTAAGTGGAACTTCTATGGCGACACCGCATGTTGCTGGAGCGCTCGCATTACTCATTCAGCAGTGTGAGAGGGAATATGGTAGAAAGTTATCAGAGCCAGAAATATATGCACAACTTATTAAAAGAACTGTACCTTTAGGGTATGAACGTACATCTGAAGGGAATGGATTAATAGATTTATTAAAAGAATAGTAAATACGAAAAAACATCTCATATGAATATGAGATGTTTTTTCGTATGGTTCTGTCACATGTACTTGGGAATCTAGTATTTCATTCTTTTTCACGAATTGTTGGACACAGATATATCTGTTTTTTCTGAAGTAGAAGCTATGCATATAATTAAAAAGAAGAGTTTGTTTTACTGGGCCAGTTTGTTCAAAATTAGAGAAAATTCATCCATTAATTATTACGAATACGTTGTTCGGTGGCGATATCGAAAAAGTGTGCTTTCGTTAAACTAAAAGCTAATGGAAGTGCATCGTTAGCTTTAATCTCGGAACGAGCATTAATTCGCGCAACAAAGTTTTGATTCGAAAGTTTTCCATGAATCATCGTTTCAGCACCTAATAATTCAGCAACTTCTACTGTAATTTCGACTGTGGATTCAGGTGAAGATTGAAGAACGATTGGTTCATCATGAATGTCTTCAGGACGAATGCCAAGTATGATTTTTTGTCCATTATATCCTTTTTGCTTTAATGTTTTTAGTTGGCCATCTGGTACTTTGAAGCGAATATTTTCTATATAGAAATAGTTCTCTTGTAATGTCCCGGTAAAGAAATTCATAGCTGGAGAACCAATGAATCCACCAACAAATATGTTTTCAGGAGTATCATATACTTCTTTTGGAGTACCAACTTGCTGGATGAGCCCATCTTTCATAACAACAAGGCGTGATGCCATTGTCATGGCTTCTGTTTGATCATGTGTTACATAAATAGTGGTCGTATTTAAACGACGATGCAGTTTGGAGATTTCTGAACGCATACTGACGCGTAATTTTGCGTCTAAATTCGATAGAGGCTCGTCCATTAAAAATACTTTTGCGTCACGGACGATAGCTCTTCCTAGTGCAACCCGTTGGCGTTGTCCACCTGATAATGCTTTTGGTTTTCGTTGTAAGTAATCTTCAAGCCCTAAGATTTTCGCTGCCTCCGTTACTCGGCGATTAATTTCATCTTTTGGAAGTTTGCGTAGTTTTAAGCCAAACGCGATATTGTCATAAACAGTCATATGCGGGTATAGTGCGTAATTTTGAAATACCATCGCAATGTTGCGATCTTTTGGAGCGACATTATTCATACGCTCTCCATCAATATAAAACGAACCATCGGAAATGTCTTCTAGACCTGCGATCATGCGTAGAGTTGTTGATTTTCCGCATCCAGAAGGACCGACAAATACGATAAACTCTTTATCTTCAATATGTAAATGAAAGTCAGAAACAGCAGTGGTTTTATTATCATACACTTTAAAAATATGATCTAATACAAGTTCGGCCATACATATTCACTCCTTATTGATTAATTGATTGAATTATAAGATCATTAGAAGCGTAAGTAAATTGGCACTGTGCACAAAAGAATGGGAGGCTTTTATGCAAGTTTACAGATTTAAGATACGAGAAAGCATCTGTAGGACTTAAGTTCATCTATAGATATGGGATGAAAGTATTACTTTTTCATAAAAAAATATGTTAAAAGAGTGTCCGAGTCACGCAAGAGAGACTATAAAACGATGATGGTATGAAAAAATGAATATTGTAACGTCTTTCATGAGAGTTTCACGAGATATCTAAAGAAAGAAACGCCATATAAACTGCTACTGCACCTTCAAAAGTTTTTATATTAATTCCTGTCTTTTCAATAAATTTATCAATTCGATATTGTAAAGTATTACGATGTAAATATAATTGTTTAGCTGCAAGTGATACATTTAAATTACATTGGAAGAATACTTTAACACTATCTATTAGTTCTTTGTTATTAGAAAGGTGTGCTAATAATTGATTCGTGTATTTTTCTTTTACTTCTTTCGGTAATGAGATCATTAATTGATAAGGAAGTAGTTGTTCAATGTATGTAATTTTTTGGGATAAATAGGGAGAAAGCAGAGAAAATAAATTTCGCTCCCATTGATATAGTTGAGCAATGTCATTTGTTTGCGTATAGTGTCTACCCATAAAAAAGGATAGGGATATAAAAAAATCTGTTTCTAGTGTGTCAAGGGCTGCTTGCAATACAGATTCTGGTACATTTTCTTCTAAGACGAGCACGCCGGTTTGCGAAGTTTCCCATATTGTTGTAGTGGTGACAGGAAACATAGACTGTAAAGCGTATTGAAATTCTTCTCTTTCTACTATAGGATGCGTTGTGAAGAAGTGTAAAAAACGGACAAATACTATAGGGATGTTCTTATTTTTATATAATACTTCATACCACGATTTTTCTTTCTTTGTTTCATAAAATGTATCAGTATGAATGGGCGTTAAGATGAATGAAAGCAATTGATGTTCCTTTTGATGTAATCGAGTTTTTCGAATCCCAACTTTGTTTCCTTCAACTACAAACCAGCTATAATCCTCAGATAGAACAACTTCATTGATTTTGATATCCTTACCATAATATGTTTTTAATTGTTGAATCATAGGAACACTACCCTTTCTAAAATAATAGTAACAATATTTTAAATAAGTATAGATTCATTGTAATTCTCCCTAAATTTTCGCACTAGAATCTGGTATATTTTTGCTAGAATTTATAGCGCTTCTGTATTGTGAAGGAGATAGATTCGTTTCTCGTTTAAATGATTGTGCAAAGAATGATTGGGAAGAAAACCCGGTAATAGTTGAAATATTAGAAATCGAATAATTGGTAGTTTCTAATAATATTTTACTTTCTCTAATACGAGTTTGAATTAAGTATTCAATAGGCGAAACGCCGACGAATTTCCTGAAAGAATGGGATAGGTAATATTTGTTTATATGACTAATTCGAGCTAATGTATCCAGGCTAATATTTTCGTGAAAATGCTGCTTAATATAGTTTTTAATAAATTCAATATCTTTATTGATTTTTTGAGTAGATGTTTTCTCTACATTAAAAGATTTTTTTCTCATCATTTTAAGTAGTAATATTTCCAGAATATTTTGTATAATTAAATCATAATCTTCCTGATGGTTTTCTACTTCCTCGACCAATTGCTGAAGATAGAAGAGGAAGTTTTTTTGATCCTGTTTATAGTTATGAATGGTGACTGGACTAGGATTTTCTATGGATGAAAAGGACAGACCTTGAATACCAAGTGCGATGTATTCGAGTGGATGATTCGTATCAGACTTTTCTGTGTGCTCGATATTTGGATTGATGATAATCAAATTGTGCTCTTGGACGGGAATCTCTTCTTTGTAAAAGATAAAAGTTCCTTTGCCCTTGGTAATATATAATAGCTCTGTAAAGTGATGCGCATGAATGGTGCTATGCCAATCTTTATCGTATTTTGATTTTGTTATATAAAGAAGTTTTACTGAAAGATGGTTTCGTTGAAATTGTGGAATCTCATATACTTCATTGGACAAATGAATCCCTCCTTCGTAGACTTTTTATCTATTTTATAAAGATTTTAGTGGGATATTCAGCAAAAAGCA includes these proteins:
- a CDS encoding AbrB/MazE/SpoVT family DNA-binding domain-containing protein; the encoded protein is MKATGIIRKVDELGRIVIPKELREVLGIQIKSPLEIFVEEEKIILQKYQPYNACQITGDVSDQNISLANGNITVSIDGAKHLIKEIEKFLNKSEA
- a CDS encoding serine protease: MNSSTANKQKGIQLIPFTVDKVVEQVNEIPPGVQLIHAPQVWEKSAKGKDIVVAVLDTGCDVNHIDLKDRIIGGRNFTKDYEGDPNIYLDNNGHGTHVAGTIAATENGVGVLGVAPLAKMLVLKVLAGDGSGSYEQIIEAIHYAVNWRGPNKERVRVISMSLGGPQDVPELHEAIQNAVKQDVLVVCAAGNNGDCNDNTEELDFPGAYAEVIEVGAVNLERKIACFSNSNQEIDLVAPGDEILSTYPEGKYAVLSGTSMATPHVAGALALLIQQCEREYGRKLSEPEIYAQLIKRTVPLGYERTSEGNGLIDLLKE
- a CDS encoding ABC transporter ATP-binding protein, with protein sequence MAELVLDHIFKVYDNKTTAVSDFHLHIEDKEFIVFVGPSGCGKSTTLRMIAGLEDISDGSFYIDGERMNNVAPKDRNIAMVFQNYALYPHMTVYDNIAFGLKLRKLPKDEINRRVTEAAKILGLEDYLQRKPKALSGGQRQRVALGRAIVRDAKVFLMDEPLSNLDAKLRVSMRSEISKLHRRLNTTTIYVTHDQTEAMTMASRLVVMKDGLIQQVGTPKEVYDTPENIFVGGFIGSPAMNFFTGTLQENYFYIENIRFKVPDGQLKTLKQKGYNGQKIILGIRPEDIHDEPIVLQSSPESTVEITVEVAELLGAETMIHGKLSNQNFVARINARSEIKANDALPLAFSLTKAHFFDIATEQRIRNN
- a CDS encoding PucR family transcriptional regulator, coding for MIQQLKTYYGKDIKINEVVLSEDYSWFVVEGNKVGIRKTRLHQKEHQLLSFILTPIHTDTFYETKKEKSWYEVLYKNKNIPIVFVRFLHFFTTHPIVEREEFQYALQSMFPVTTTTIWETSQTGVLVLEENVPESVLQAALDTLETDFFISLSFFMGRHYTQTNDIAQLYQWERNLFSLLSPYLSQKITYIEQLLPYQLMISLPKEVKEKYTNQLLAHLSNNKELIDSVKVFFQCNLNVSLAAKQLYLHRNTLQYRIDKFIEKTGINIKTFEGAVAVYMAFLSLDIS
- a CDS encoding AraC family transcriptional regulator; its protein translation is MSNEVYEIPQFQRNHLSVKLLYITKSKYDKDWHSTIHAHHFTELLYITKGKGTFIFYKEEIPVQEHNLIIINPNIEHTEKSDTNHPLEYIALGIQGLSFSSIENPSPVTIHNYKQDQKNFLFYLQQLVEEVENHQEDYDLIIQNILEILLLKMMRKKSFNVEKTSTQKINKDIEFIKNYIKQHFHENISLDTLARISHINKYYLSHSFRKFVGVSPIEYLIQTRIRESKILLETTNYSISNISTITGFSSQSFFAQSFKRETNLSPSQYRSAINSSKNIPDSSAKI